From Pontibacter actiniarum, a single genomic window includes:
- a CDS encoding PAS domain S-box protein, with amino-acid sequence MAIVHTREELHDLLKTEREARLAAEKQAEAHLRELEALRKAKEAPAITYVQNWLLNNLKYAAVVTDSAGNIMSINDEFVKLFLLPAPQEAYIGTPLEELEKQTLLSHLIPHREALANGNLYDDATLPDGTVVERENMPLSDGSNHCGTAWFYRDVTTRRQRLRKMELQSELQEEYPNPVLRLSFQGEILFGNIAGHDFLQEVAERRQALQRLLLLHINHLKIEEHSKPASFESYIAKRFYYILIIPIPDKGYFNLYMTDVTERRKAEDALKDSQNFVRNIARTIPNIIYIYDLEENSCIYLNEQVQNLLEFSQEEIEAFGRRVLSSLIMPEERYKLRQHALRMAQAKDGEIQEVEYLIRSKSGQVKNLFCRESVFKRKENGQVKQIIGSAEDVTKVREQSMELRRQKEFYESILNHIPSDVAVYNRDLQYLFLNPAAVADPELRQWIIGKTNEDYSRLRGVPPERMEHRGRHLRRVLEEKKRIEFEEKLQTKNGDYTYHIRRLNPVLNKEGEVELVIAHGLTITDLRRAQEEIMASESKNRAILAAIPDLMFIINEEGNYLDMKNVDQKHLLIPKNDVIGNNIYNILPEALASKIMGLLVHVIKTGSYERINYDLELPEGLRHYEGRILKYSDNEVLGIIRDVTEEKKAAKEVEEKNEFIRQVLNASPSLIYVKDGEGRFVLANQEFAKLFDMPLQDLIGSSGLDIHQQTNEAEFYLKVDQQVIEENREIKLLERHTTKSGETLWFNTTKKPIVTSDGQTHVLGISTNVTEQRLANKRLQNSEELHRLLSENSKDMVSLHNLDGSYIYVSKAAEEMLGYTQAELLLMHPREIVHPDDLGQVHEQGYMEALEHCQNTTVQYRMLRRDGSVLWVETSIKPIQDAAQQVTKLQAATRDISDRRKANEALKRSEKKYRDLINYSQAFICTHDLEGTIQSVNPYLLNMLGYEMEEMIGYNLIDFFPKDDRASFYLYLKQFEEKSVVDGVLTILNKEHEERYLYYQNYKVEEPNMAPYIIAIAQDITDRMRTEQQLMKAKEAAEESARVKENFLANMSHEIRTPMNGILGMAGLLRKTELNEVQLNYLNIIRQSADNLLVVINDILDIAKIEAGKLDLEEIPFSLTEAVQSAFQTFIYKAEEKEIGYILEPVELEHTMVVGDPYRLNQVLLNLLNNAIKFTDEGSIRLSCQVLEESDAELTVQFTVADTGIGIPKSKMEYIFEGFTQAYSSTTRKYGGTGLGLNICKNLIEMQHGRIWVESEEDSGSAFNFVLTYRKSKAAESEAYEEAIDFGSLGTIDVLLAEDNEVNIFLAQSILEGWGARVDVAYNGREAVELAEQKLYDVVLMDIQMPELSGIDATHFIRCLADTAKASVPIIALTANALKGDAEKYIAAGMNDYISKPFEEEKLFMKIAANLPQRRPQVSGTKFLQDKHIMQEIVNEPLYDLAMLQKMSRGNEAFIKRTKQLFIETVPVTVADMQEKRDQADWTGVSAAAHKLKSTIDTMRIEKLKDVVREIESGAKAQEDLEAVQQNIELLSHVMGQVVAQLQASLN; translated from the coding sequence ATGGCTATAGTACATACACGAGAAGAACTGCATGACCTGCTAAAGACTGAACGCGAAGCCCGCCTGGCTGCTGAAAAGCAGGCCGAGGCGCACCTTCGCGAGCTGGAGGCGTTGCGAAAAGCGAAAGAGGCACCGGCGATCACCTATGTGCAGAACTGGCTACTCAACAACCTGAAGTACGCGGCCGTTGTCACGGACAGCGCCGGCAACATCATGTCTATCAATGATGAGTTTGTAAAGCTGTTCTTACTGCCAGCGCCGCAGGAAGCATACATTGGAACACCACTCGAGGAGCTGGAGAAACAGACACTCCTCTCCCACCTGATACCGCACCGTGAGGCCCTGGCCAACGGCAACCTGTACGACGATGCCACCCTGCCTGATGGCACCGTAGTGGAGCGCGAAAACATGCCACTGTCAGACGGGTCGAACCACTGCGGCACGGCCTGGTTTTACCGCGATGTTACTACAAGGCGCCAGCGCCTCCGCAAGATGGAGCTGCAGTCTGAGCTGCAGGAGGAATATCCTAACCCGGTGCTTCGGTTAAGCTTCCAGGGCGAAATCCTCTTCGGCAATATTGCCGGCCATGATTTTCTGCAGGAAGTTGCAGAGCGCAGGCAGGCACTCCAACGCCTGCTGCTGCTACACATCAACCACCTGAAGATAGAGGAGCATTCCAAACCGGCCTCCTTCGAGAGCTACATTGCCAAGCGATTCTACTATATCCTGATCATCCCGATACCGGACAAGGGGTACTTTAACCTCTACATGACGGACGTTACGGAGCGCCGCAAGGCGGAGGATGCGCTGAAGGATAGCCAGAACTTCGTCAGGAACATTGCCCGCACGATTCCGAACATCATCTATATCTATGACCTGGAGGAAAACTCCTGCATCTACCTGAATGAGCAGGTACAGAACCTGCTGGAGTTTAGCCAGGAAGAGATAGAGGCGTTTGGCCGACGCGTGCTTTCTTCGCTTATAATGCCGGAAGAGCGATACAAGCTGCGCCAGCACGCCCTGCGGATGGCACAGGCCAAGGATGGAGAAATCCAGGAAGTAGAGTACCTCATCCGCTCCAAAAGCGGGCAGGTAAAAAACCTCTTCTGCCGCGAGAGTGTGTTTAAGCGCAAAGAAAACGGCCAGGTAAAGCAAATTATCGGTTCGGCGGAGGATGTAACCAAGGTACGCGAGCAAAGCATGGAGCTGCGGCGCCAGAAGGAGTTTTACGAGTCCATCCTCAACCACATCCCTTCCGATGTGGCCGTGTATAACCGCGACCTGCAGTACCTGTTCCTTAACCCGGCTGCCGTTGCAGATCCTGAGCTGCGCCAGTGGATAATCGGGAAGACAAACGAAGACTACAGCCGCCTGCGCGGAGTACCGCCCGAGCGCATGGAGCACCGCGGAAGGCACTTGCGGCGTGTGCTGGAAGAGAAAAAACGTATCGAATTTGAGGAAAAACTACAAACGAAGAACGGTGACTACACCTACCACATCCGCAGGCTGAACCCGGTCCTGAACAAGGAGGGCGAGGTAGAGCTGGTGATCGCCCACGGCCTTACCATCACAGACCTTCGCCGGGCGCAGGAGGAGATTATGGCCAGCGAGTCGAAGAACCGCGCCATACTTGCCGCTATTCCGGACCTGATGTTCATCATTAACGAGGAAGGAAACTACCTCGACATGAAGAACGTGGACCAGAAACACCTCCTGATCCCTAAGAATGATGTGATCGGCAACAACATCTACAACATACTGCCGGAAGCGCTTGCCTCTAAAATAATGGGGCTTTTGGTGCATGTGATTAAAACAGGCTCTTACGAACGAATCAACTATGACCTGGAGCTACCAGAAGGGCTCAGGCACTACGAAGGGCGAATCCTGAAGTACAGCGACAACGAAGTACTGGGCATTATACGCGACGTAACCGAGGAGAAAAAGGCGGCGAAGGAAGTAGAAGAGAAAAACGAGTTTATCAGGCAGGTGCTCAATGCCAGCCCAAGCCTGATTTATGTGAAGGACGGCGAAGGCAGGTTTGTGCTGGCGAACCAGGAGTTCGCCAAGCTGTTCGACATGCCGCTGCAGGACCTGATCGGATCCAGTGGTTTAGACATTCACCAGCAAACAAACGAAGCCGAGTTTTACCTGAAGGTAGACCAGCAGGTGATTGAGGAGAACCGGGAAATAAAGCTCCTGGAGCGCCACACCACCAAAAGCGGGGAAACACTGTGGTTTAACACCACGAAGAAGCCGATCGTCACCAGCGATGGGCAAACCCATGTGCTGGGCATCTCCACCAACGTGACGGAGCAGCGCCTGGCTAACAAGCGCCTGCAGAACAGCGAGGAGCTGCACCGCCTGCTCTCTGAGAACTCCAAGGACATGGTAAGCCTCCACAACCTGGACGGCAGCTATATTTATGTATCCAAGGCCGCCGAGGAAATGCTGGGCTATACCCAGGCAGAGCTCCTGCTGATGCACCCGCGTGAGATCGTGCACCCCGATGACTTAGGGCAGGTACACGAGCAAGGCTATATGGAGGCCCTGGAGCACTGCCAAAACACCACAGTGCAATACCGCATGCTGCGCCGCGACGGCTCCGTGCTTTGGGTAGAGACAAGTATAAAACCAATTCAGGACGCAGCCCAGCAGGTAACAAAGCTGCAGGCTGCCACCCGCGACATCTCGGATCGCCGCAAGGCCAACGAGGCGCTGAAGAGAAGTGAGAAGAAGTACCGCGACCTGATTAACTACAGCCAGGCCTTTATCTGTACCCACGACCTGGAGGGCACGATACAGTCGGTGAACCCCTACCTGCTCAACATGCTGGGCTACGAGATGGAGGAAATGATCGGTTACAACCTGATTGACTTCTTCCCGAAAGACGACAGGGCGAGCTTCTACCTGTACCTAAAGCAGTTTGAGGAGAAAAGCGTTGTGGACGGTGTGCTTACTATCCTGAACAAGGAGCACGAAGAGCGTTACCTCTACTACCAGAACTACAAGGTGGAAGAGCCGAACATGGCTCCTTACATCATTGCCATCGCGCAGGACATAACGGACCGCATGCGCACCGAGCAGCAGCTCATGAAGGCCAAAGAGGCCGCCGAGGAGTCTGCCCGCGTGAAGGAGAACTTCCTGGCGAACATGAGCCATGAGATCCGCACCCCAATGAACGGTATACTTGGCATGGCCGGCCTGCTCCGAAAAACAGAGCTGAACGAGGTACAGCTGAATTACCTTAACATCATACGCCAGTCGGCCGACAACCTGCTGGTCGTTATCAACGACATCCTGGATATTGCTAAAATTGAGGCCGGCAAGCTGGACCTGGAGGAGATACCGTTTAGCCTTACCGAGGCCGTGCAGTCTGCCTTCCAGACCTTTATTTATAAGGCGGAGGAAAAGGAGATCGGCTACATACTTGAGCCTGTAGAACTGGAGCACACCATGGTGGTAGGCGACCCTTACCGCCTGAACCAGGTGCTGCTGAACCTGCTCAACAACGCTATCAAGTTTACCGACGAGGGAAGCATCAGGCTAAGCTGCCAGGTGCTAGAGGAGAGCGATGCGGAGCTTACGGTACAGTTTACCGTGGCCGACACGGGTATTGGTATTCCAAAATCCAAGATGGAGTACATCTTTGAAGGCTTTACACAGGCCTACTCCAGCACAACCCGCAAGTATGGCGGCACCGGCCTGGGCCTCAACATCTGTAAAAACCTCATTGAGATGCAGCACGGGCGCATCTGGGTTGAGAGCGAGGAAGACAGCGGAAGCGCCTTTAACTTTGTGCTCACGTACCGCAAATCAAAGGCGGCTGAATCGGAGGCTTATGAGGAGGCGATAGACTTTGGCAGCCTTGGCACGATTGATGTGCTCCTGGCTGAGGACAATGAAGTGAACATCTTCCTGGCGCAGTCTATTCTGGAGGGTTGGGGCGCACGAGTGGACGTAGCCTATAACGGGCGCGAAGCCGTGGAGCTGGCCGAGCAGAAGCTGTACGATGTGGTGCTGATGGACATACAGATGCCTGAGCTGAGCGGCATCGACGCCACGCACTTTATCCGGTGCTTGGCGGATACGGCCAAAGCAAGCGTGCCGATCATCGCCCTAACGGCCAATGCGCTGAAAGGAGACGCGGAGAAGTACATTGCCGCCGGCATGAACGACTACATCTCCAAGCCGTTTGAGGAAGAGAAACTATTCATGAAGATAGCTGCTAACCTGCCACAAAGGCGGCCGCAGGTATCGGGAACGAAGTTTTTACAAGATAAACATATCATGCAAGAAATTGTAAATGAGCCACTCTACGACCTGGCCATGCTTCAGAAAATGTCGAGAGGAAACGAAGCTTTTATAAAGCGCACCAAGCAGCTGTTTATTGAAACCGTGCCTGTAACGGTGGCAGATATGCAGGAGAAACGCGACCAGGCAGACTGGACGGGTGTAAGCGCCGCAGCACACAAGCTTAAGTCCACCATCGACACCATGCGCATCGAGAAGCTCAAAGATGTGGTCAGGGAGATAGAAAGCGGGGCTAAGGCACAGGAAGACCTGGAGGCTGTTCAGCAGAATATCGAACTGCTATCCCACGTTATGGGCCAGGTAGTGGCACAGCTGCAGGCAAGCCTGAACTAG
- a CDS encoding sigma-54-dependent transcriptional regulator: MKNSPFKIFILDDDVWYSELLEYHLSLNPDYELKKFHSAKDCLSNMHQRPNVVTLDYSLPDKNGAEVLKKIKELNPDTQVVVISGQEDVATAVDLLKKGAYDYIVKDEDTPERLWNTINKIRENVSLREEIDQLREEIVQKYDFSNFIIGNSDAMKRVFVMMDKAAKTNITVSINGETGTGKELVAKAIHYNGPKNKKPYVAVNVAAIPRELIESELFGHEKGAFTGAVSRRLGKFEEANKGTIFLDEIGELDISLQAKLLRVLQEKEITRVGGNTVVPIDTRIIVATHKNLADEVKKGNFREDLYYRLLGLPIELPPLRDRGADILVLAKFFMDAFAKENGMGRKTLSAEAQEKLLAHPYPGNVRELRAVVELAVVMADDDEIKANDVNLAANNNEKDFLATERSLREYTTDIIQRFLNKYDNNVLLVADKLDIGKSTIYRMIQNKELTTN, encoded by the coding sequence ATGAAAAATTCGCCCTTTAAAATCTTTATCCTGGACGATGATGTGTGGTACAGTGAACTGTTAGAGTACCACCTTTCCCTAAACCCAGACTACGAGCTTAAGAAATTCCACTCAGCGAAAGATTGCCTGAGCAATATGCACCAACGCCCGAACGTGGTGACGCTGGACTACTCCTTGCCAGACAAAAACGGTGCGGAGGTGCTGAAGAAAATCAAGGAGCTGAACCCGGACACCCAGGTGGTGGTGATCTCCGGGCAGGAGGATGTGGCCACTGCCGTAGACCTGCTCAAGAAAGGCGCCTACGACTACATCGTGAAAGACGAGGACACGCCGGAGCGCCTTTGGAACACCATCAACAAGATTCGCGAGAACGTTTCGCTCCGGGAGGAGATAGACCAACTGCGGGAGGAGATTGTCCAGAAGTATGACTTCAGCAACTTCATCATCGGAAACAGCGATGCCATGAAACGTGTTTTCGTTATGATGGACAAGGCCGCCAAAACCAACATCACCGTTTCCATAAACGGCGAGACAGGAACAGGCAAGGAACTTGTTGCCAAAGCCATACATTACAACGGCCCGAAGAACAAGAAGCCTTACGTGGCCGTGAACGTAGCTGCCATCCCCCGGGAGCTTATCGAAAGCGAGCTGTTCGGGCACGAAAAAGGCGCCTTCACCGGTGCCGTTTCGCGCAGGCTGGGCAAGTTCGAAGAGGCAAACAAAGGCACCATCTTTCTCGATGAGATTGGGGAGCTGGACATCAGCCTGCAGGCCAAGCTCCTGCGCGTGCTGCAGGAAAAGGAGATCACCCGCGTAGGCGGCAACACCGTGGTACCGATCGATACCCGCATTATAGTGGCCACGCACAAGAACCTGGCGGATGAGGTGAAGAAAGGCAACTTCCGGGAAGACCTTTACTACCGCCTGCTCGGCCTACCGATTGAGCTCCCTCCCCTGCGTGACCGGGGTGCTGACATCCTGGTGCTGGCGAAGTTCTTTATGGACGCTTTCGCTAAAGAGAACGGCATGGGCCGAAAAACGCTCTCGGCCGAGGCGCAGGAGAAACTGCTCGCACACCCGTACCCGGGCAACGTGCGCGAGTTGAGAGCGGTGGTGGAACTGGCAGTGGTGATGGCCGACGATGACGAGATAAAGGCCAACGACGTTAACCTGGCGGCAAACAACAACGAGAAGGACTTCCTTGCCACGGAGCGTAGCCTGCGGGAGTATACCACCGACATCATCCAGCGCTTCCTGAACAAGTATGACAACAACGTGCTGCTGGTGGCCGACAAGCTGGACATCGGCAAGTCTACTATTTACCGCATGATACAGAACAAGGAACTGACAACCAACTGA
- a CDS encoding DUF1206 domain-containing protein, translating to MADVSTHVPSPPPQWVENFAKFGLTAKGVVYCLVGIIAFMAAFELGGQSTQNAGKSGILKTIQDLPAGNVLLGIVALGLLCYAIWRFIQAVKDTEGKGSDAEGIGKRLRYLFSGLVYGALAYLAANMVLGNSSGGSGSGGSRETLVSKLLAQPFGQWLVGIVAVATMLVGLYQIYYGYSDKYRKKVRSAGLKDEVEHQMIRAGKVGYMARGVVWLVIGYMFLQAALQSNPQQAGGSSDAFQFIENSTYGSIILGAVALGLICYGVFMFMRAKYQPIYTTSGAS from the coding sequence ATGGCAGATGTATCCACACACGTTCCGAGCCCGCCACCACAGTGGGTAGAGAACTTTGCTAAATTCGGTTTAACCGCCAAAGGGGTCGTGTATTGCCTGGTAGGCATTATTGCATTTATGGCTGCCTTTGAGCTCGGAGGCCAATCTACCCAAAACGCCGGAAAGTCCGGCATTCTAAAAACAATACAAGACCTGCCGGCCGGAAACGTGCTGCTGGGTATAGTGGCGCTGGGCCTGCTCTGCTACGCCATCTGGCGGTTTATCCAGGCTGTAAAAGACACCGAGGGAAAGGGCTCCGATGCAGAAGGCATAGGCAAGCGCCTGCGCTACCTGTTCAGCGGCCTGGTATATGGCGCCCTGGCTTACCTGGCCGCCAACATGGTGCTTGGGAACAGCAGCGGCGGCAGTGGTAGCGGTGGCTCCCGGGAAACCCTGGTCTCTAAACTGCTCGCCCAGCCCTTCGGCCAGTGGCTGGTAGGCATCGTTGCCGTCGCAACGATGCTGGTGGGCCTTTACCAGATTTACTACGGCTACTCCGATAAGTACAGAAAGAAAGTGCGCAGTGCCGGCCTTAAAGACGAAGTGGAGCACCAGATGATTCGGGCAGGCAAGGTGGGCTATATGGCACGCGGCGTGGTATGGCTGGTTATCGGCTATATGTTTCTGCAGGCGGCCCTGCAGTCCAACCCGCAGCAGGCCGGGGGCAGCAGCGATGCCTTTCAGTTTATCGAGAACTCCACGTACGGCTCTATTATACTTGGGGCGGTAGCCCTGGGGCTGATCTGCTACGGCGTTTTTATGTTTATGCGCGCCAAGTACCAGCCGATCTACACCACCTCCGGCGCCTCCTAG
- a CDS encoding DUF4136 domain-containing protein, whose translation MKRSLKALLPLCLALATVSLPSCVTTSASLGANAIKAPYATNLRNYKTYAWYQPAPAAEADYLSGYRPSLDKHIRQAVEQELQEQGYTKVESNPEVLVAYDVSVSVPAEKDRTEQFNKGFGYSYGYMSGYRYDYGHSDMPGYRSVDLFKKGTLIIDLINPRSNMLLWRGWSEGAISNFKAGAGKVEKQVEEVIEKL comes from the coding sequence ATGAAAAGATCCTTAAAGGCATTGCTGCCTCTGTGCCTTGCTCTTGCCACCGTGTCGTTGCCCTCGTGCGTTACAACGTCTGCCTCGCTGGGGGCAAACGCCATCAAAGCGCCCTACGCCACCAACCTCCGCAACTATAAGACCTATGCCTGGTACCAGCCTGCGCCGGCGGCTGAGGCCGACTACCTGAGCGGTTACAGGCCCAGCCTGGATAAACATATTCGGCAGGCGGTAGAGCAGGAGCTGCAGGAGCAGGGGTACACCAAGGTCGAGAGCAACCCAGAGGTGCTGGTGGCTTACGATGTGAGCGTATCGGTGCCGGCTGAGAAGGACCGAACCGAACAGTTCAACAAAGGCTTTGGCTATAGCTACGGGTACATGAGTGGCTACCGCTATGACTACGGCCACTCAGACATGCCGGGCTATCGCAGCGTGGACCTCTTCAAAAAGGGCACCCTCATCATCGACCTTATCAACCCAAGGTCTAACATGCTGCTGTGGCGTGGCTGGTCAGAGGGGGCTATCAGCAACTTTAAAGCGGGCGCAGGAAAAGTAGAAAAGCAGGTGGAAGAGGTGATAGAGAAGCTGTAG
- a CDS encoding cation:proton antiporter — translation MEIPLLSDIVIILGLAVVVILLFQRFKLPTILGFLATGVIAGPHGLSLIHATHDIEILAEIGVILLLFIIGMEFSLKQLAMIKRTVLLGGTTQVLATIGLVALVMQLLNFTWSESVFMGFLIALSSTAIVLKLLQDRGEINSPQGRVVLGVLIFQDIIVVPMMLLTPLMAGGTEDIGTALLLMGLKGAFVIVFVLISARYLVPRLLYLVAKTKSKELFILSVVVICFAVAWLTSSLGLSLALGAFMAGLIISESEYSHQATSNILPFREIFTSFFFVSIGMLLNFGFLLQNLPLILFFTALTFLLKGVVATVAARMLQYPLRISLLVGLSLFQVGEFAFILSKTGISSGLLSEETYQYFLSVSLLTMAVTPFVIGSYRKLADYIATPFSSLQEPMPFNHQSDDAHSPLPELDDHIVIIGFGINGRNVAKAARHAKIPYVIVELNAVTVKHERKLGEPIVYGDAVHPMILSHINMYKARVVVVAISDPEATKRIIATVREISDKVHIIVRTRFLQEMEENYRLGADEVIPEEFETSIEIFTRVLNKYLMPRDSIEAFTQMIRSDNYEMLRSITTNRNSDTSKLALDLPDIEVASLRVFTSDPEVVNRPLLDADIRSRFQITVVAIKRAEQTLLNINAQTQIQQGDLLYVVGKPGDVVRFNNFLKGPL, via the coding sequence ATGGAGATTCCTTTACTCTCAGACATAGTTATTATCCTTGGCCTAGCGGTGGTGGTGATTCTGCTCTTTCAGCGGTTTAAGCTCCCCACCATTCTTGGGTTTCTTGCAACGGGCGTAATTGCCGGGCCGCACGGCCTGAGCCTTATCCACGCGACCCACGACATTGAGATATTAGCAGAGATAGGGGTTATCCTGTTGCTGTTCATCATCGGCATGGAGTTTTCCCTAAAGCAGCTGGCCATGATCAAGCGCACAGTTTTGCTCGGAGGCACAACCCAGGTGCTGGCAACCATTGGTCTGGTGGCGCTGGTGATGCAGTTACTGAACTTTACCTGGAGCGAGTCGGTGTTTATGGGCTTCCTGATTGCCCTGAGCAGCACGGCTATTGTCCTAAAGCTGCTGCAGGACCGGGGCGAGATCAACAGCCCGCAGGGGCGCGTGGTGCTGGGTGTGCTTATCTTTCAGGATATCATTGTGGTGCCTATGATGCTGCTCACCCCGCTCATGGCAGGTGGCACAGAGGACATCGGCACCGCTCTTTTGCTGATGGGGCTGAAAGGCGCTTTTGTGATTGTGTTTGTACTGATAAGCGCGCGGTACCTGGTGCCCCGTCTGCTCTACCTGGTGGCCAAAACCAAGAGTAAGGAGCTGTTTATACTTAGTGTCGTGGTAATATGCTTTGCCGTGGCCTGGCTAACCTCCAGCCTTGGCCTTTCGCTGGCGCTAGGGGCTTTTATGGCGGGTTTGATTATATCCGAGTCAGAGTACAGCCATCAGGCAACCAGCAACATCCTCCCGTTCCGCGAGATCTTCACAAGCTTCTTTTTTGTGTCGATCGGCATGCTCCTGAACTTTGGGTTTCTGCTTCAGAACCTGCCCCTTATCCTCTTTTTCACAGCCCTGACATTCCTGTTGAAGGGTGTAGTGGCCACGGTGGCGGCACGCATGCTCCAGTACCCTTTACGGATATCGCTACTGGTAGGCCTCTCGCTGTTCCAGGTTGGGGAATTTGCCTTCATACTTTCCAAAACGGGCATTAGCAGCGGGTTGCTTTCGGAGGAGACCTATCAGTATTTCCTCTCGGTTTCTCTGCTCACGATGGCCGTCACGCCTTTTGTGATCGGCAGCTACCGCAAGCTGGCTGACTACATCGCCACGCCTTTTAGCTCCTTGCAGGAGCCCATGCCTTTCAACCACCAGTCTGATGACGCGCACAGCCCTCTCCCTGAACTCGATGACCACATTGTTATTATTGGATTCGGCATTAACGGCCGAAACGTGGCAAAAGCAGCCCGACACGCCAAAATCCCCTATGTTATTGTGGAGCTGAACGCCGTAACCGTAAAGCATGAGCGCAAGCTGGGGGAGCCTATTGTCTACGGCGATGCTGTGCACCCGATGATCCTGTCGCACATCAACATGTACAAGGCAAGAGTGGTGGTGGTTGCTATTTCAGACCCCGAGGCCACGAAGCGCATCATTGCCACGGTCCGCGAGATTTCCGACAAAGTGCATATTATCGTGCGCACGCGCTTTCTGCAGGAGATGGAGGAGAATTACAGGCTGGGCGCCGATGAGGTGATTCCGGAGGAGTTCGAAACCAGCATTGAGATTTTCACGCGGGTCCTGAACAAGTACCTCATGCCCCGCGACAGCATAGAAGCCTTCACCCAAATGATCCGCTCCGATAACTACGAGATGCTCCGCAGCATTACCACCAACCGCAATTCGGACACAAGCAAGCTCGCACTGGACTTGCCGGACATTGAGGTGGCCAGCCTGCGGGTATTCACCTCAGACCCGGAAGTGGTGAACAGGCCCCTCCTCGACGCAGACATACGAAGCCGGTTCCAGATTACGGTGGTTGCCATCAAGCGGGCAGAGCAAACCTTGCTGAACATCAACGCCCAAACACAGATACAGCAAGGCGACCTGCTGTATGTGGTGGGCAAACCTGGCGATGTGGTGCGCTTCAACAATTTCCTGAAAGGGCCTTTGTAA
- a CDS encoding HD domain-containing protein — MQKEETIAAAATYVRNLLSGEGSGHDWWHILRVWNNAKSIAAQEDADRYVVELAALLHDIGDHKFHNGDETVGPRMAREWMEQHAVDEDTVQHVCQIIRDLSFKGAGTSSAMATLEGRVVQDADRLDAIGAIGIARTFAYGGHKSREMYNPGIKPVLHDSFEAYKNNTAPTVNHFYEKLLLLKDRMHTETAKELAQQRHQYMEEFLEQFYAEWDGKR; from the coding sequence ATGCAAAAGGAAGAAACCATAGCCGCAGCAGCAACTTATGTAAGGAACCTACTCTCCGGTGAGGGCTCAGGCCATGACTGGTGGCACATCCTGCGTGTGTGGAACAACGCCAAAAGTATAGCAGCGCAGGAAGATGCAGATAGGTATGTAGTGGAACTGGCGGCACTGCTGCACGATATCGGCGACCACAAGTTTCATAACGGAGACGAAACGGTAGGGCCGCGCATGGCCCGTGAGTGGATGGAGCAGCATGCAGTTGATGAAGACACGGTGCAGCACGTGTGCCAGATTATCCGCGATTTGTCTTTCAAAGGGGCAGGCACTTCATCAGCCATGGCAACGCTGGAGGGCCGGGTGGTGCAGGACGCAGACCGGCTGGATGCCATTGGCGCCATCGGCATTGCCCGGACCTTTGCCTACGGTGGCCACAAGAGCCGCGAAATGTACAATCCGGGCATAAAGCCGGTTCTCCACGACTCCTTTGAAGCGTACAAAAACAACACCGCGCCCACCGTCAACCACTTTTATGAAAAGCTTTTGCTGCTGAAAGACCGTATGCATACAGAAACGGCAAAAGAGCTGGCGCAGCAGCGCCACCAGTACATGGAGGAGTTCCTGGAGCAGTTTTATGCAGAATGGGATGGCAAGAGATAA
- a CDS encoding DUF481 domain-containing protein, giving the protein MERARVERDSANYFTGKAGVNFSMFNRNAGKDNPNNYLQLTFNGDIAYISGRHSYLLLNYYNYLLVNYDSKELRNTVASTGYSHFRVNFLRERRLSYELFTQLQADKARGLELRTLAGGGIRYRLLKDEESGIYLGTGLMHEHEEWENPEQEERLMVSDLLKSTNYVSAKAKINENVSTEGIVYYQFGYDDNISKFRNRVSGDVTLLVKLSNRFTFKTNFSCTYEDEPIVPITNFVYAITNGIQVQF; this is encoded by the coding sequence GTGGAACGAGCCCGGGTAGAGCGAGACTCTGCCAACTACTTTACGGGCAAGGCAGGTGTTAACTTTTCCATGTTTAATCGAAATGCGGGGAAAGATAACCCCAACAACTACCTTCAGTTGACCTTTAACGGAGATATTGCGTACATCTCCGGCAGGCACAGCTACTTGCTCCTGAACTACTATAATTACCTGCTGGTAAACTACGATTCCAAAGAGCTGCGCAACACGGTGGCAAGCACCGGGTATTCCCACTTCAGGGTAAACTTTTTGCGGGAACGCAGGCTTTCTTACGAGCTGTTCACGCAGCTGCAGGCGGATAAAGCCCGCGGACTGGAGCTGCGGACGCTGGCAGGAGGCGGCATTCGCTACCGGCTGCTGAAGGATGAAGAAAGCGGTATCTATCTGGGAACCGGCCTGATGCATGAGCATGAGGAGTGGGAAAACCCGGAGCAGGAGGAGAGGTTAATGGTGTCCGACCTGCTGAAATCCACGAATTACGTGAGCGCGAAGGCAAAAATCAATGAAAACGTAAGCACCGAGGGGATCGTATACTATCAGTTTGGCTATGATGACAACATAAGCAAGTTCCGCAACCGGGTGAGCGGCGATGTAACGCTTCTGGTAAAGCTTAGCAACAGGTTCACCTTTAAAACAAACTTTAGCTGCACCTATGAAGACGAGCCCATTGTTCCGATCACTAATTTTGTTTATGCCATTACCAACGGAATTCAGGTGCAGTTTTAA